A genomic region of Saccopteryx bilineata isolate mSacBil1 chromosome 1, mSacBil1_pri_phased_curated, whole genome shotgun sequence contains the following coding sequences:
- the LOC136314983 gene encoding trehalase-like translates to MTEGTWELCLLLVLGLGLGSQEALPPPCESQIYCFGELLHQVQMAKLYKDDKQFVDMPLSSAPDQVLQHFNKLANTHNHSIPQQQLQAFLQEHFRTVGQELEPWAPEDWKDSPRFLQKISDSKLRAWAGQLHQLWRKLGKKVKPEVFQHPDQFSLIYSQHPFIVPGGRFLEFYYWDSYWVMEGLLLSEMAQTVKGMLQNFLDLVQTYGHVPNGARVYYLQRSQPPLLTLMMDRYVTYTNDTAFLRDNIGTLALELAFWTENKNISVSLWGKSYVLNRYYVPYGGPRPESYSKDAELANTVPEGDREALLAELKAGAESGWDFSSRWFIGGLNPDLLSSIRTSKFVPVDLNAFLCQAEELMSKFYTSLGNDAQATKYRNLREQRLAAMKAILWDEEKGAWFDYDLENGKKNQEFYPSNLTPLWAGCFSDPAVVDKALKYLEDNQILTYQHGIPTSLRNTGQQWDFPNAWAPLQDLVIRGLAQSPSPRTQKVAFQLAQNWIRTNFDVYSRKSAMYEKYDINNGGQPGGGGEYEVQEGFGWTNGVALMLLDRYGDRLSSGAQTAFLLPHCLTAALLLSLLPH, encoded by the exons CCAGATTTACTGCTTTGGGGAGCTCCTGCACCAAGTTCAGATGGCCAAGCTCTACAAGGATGACAAGCAGTTTGTGGACATGCCACTGTCCTCAGCTCCAG ACCAAGTCCTGCAGCACTTCAACAAGCTGGCGAACACCCACAACCACAGTATCCCCCAGCAGCAGCTGCAGGCTTTCCTGCAAGAACACTTCCGAACCGTGGGGCAGGAGCTAGAGCCCTGGGCACCTGAAGACTGGAAGGACAG CCCCCGGTTCCTCCAGAAGATCTCCGACTCCAAGCTGCGAGCATGGGCAGGGCAGTTGCACCAGCTCTGGAGGAAGCTGGGAAAGAAG GTGAAGCCAGAGGTCTTCCAGCACCCTGACCAGTTCTCTCTGATCTACTCACAACACCCCTTCATTGTGCCTGGCGGGCGCTTTCTCGAGTTCTACTACTG GGACTCCTACTGGGTGATGGAGGGTCTGCTCCTCTCTGAGATGGCCCAGACGGTGAAGGGCATGCTGCAGAACTTCCTGGACCTGGTGCAAAC CTATGGACATGTTCCTAACGGGGCCCGCGTGTACTACCTGCAGCGCAGCCAGCCCCCACTCCTGACCCTCATGATGGACCGCTACGTGACTTACACCAATGACACTGCCTTCCTACG GGACAACATTGGGACCCTAGCCTTGGAATTGGCCTTCTGGACTGAGAACAAGAACATCTCTGTGAGCTTGTGGGGAAAGAGCTATGTGCTGAATCGCTACTATGTCCCTTACGGGGGACCCAG ACCAGAGTCCTACAGCAAAGATGCAGAGCTGGCAAACACTGTGCCAGAAG GGGACCGGGAGGCTCTGCTGGCTGAGCTCAAGGCTGGGGCCGAGTCTGGCTGGGACTTCTCTTCACGCTGGTTCATCGGAGGCCTAAACCCGGACTTACTTAGCAGCATCCGAACCAGCAAATTCGTGCCTGTTGACCTTAATGCCTTCCTATGCCAAGCAGAGGAGCTAATGAGCAAATTCTACACCAGCTTGG GGAATGACGCTCAAGCCACAAAGTACAGAAACTTGCGGGAACAGCGCTTGGCCGCCATGAAGGCCATTCTGTGGGATGAGGAGAAAGGTGCCTGGTTTGACTATGACCTTGAAAACGGAAAGAAGAACCAAGAGTTTTACCCATCCAACCTCACTCCTCTCTGGGCTGGCTGCTTCTCCGACCCAGCTGTCGTGGACAAGGCTCTGAAATACCTGGAG GACAACCAGATCCTGACCTACCAACATGGAATCCCAACCTCTCTCAGGAACACGGGCCAGCAGTGGGACTTCCCCAATGCCTGGGCCCCCCTACAGGACCTGGTCATCAGAG GTCTGGCCCAGTCTCCTTCACCCAGGACCCAGAAAGTGGCGTTCCAGCTGGCACAGAATTGGATCCGAACCAACTTTGACGTCTACTCCAGAAAGTCAGCCATGTACGAGAAG TATGACATCAACAACGGTGGACAGCCGGGTGGTGGAGGAGAGTATGAAGTTCAG GAGGGGTTTGGCTGGACCAATGGAGTGGCCCTGATGCTCCTGGACCGCTATGGTGACAGGCTGAGCTCAGGGGCCCAGACAGCTTTCCTGCTGCCCCACTGCCTCACAGCTGCCCTTCTGCTTAGCCTCCTGCCCCACTGA